One genomic region from Streptomyces sp. NBC_00582 encodes:
- a CDS encoding cupin domain-containing protein: MSNYTVPRRVVTGHTADGVSVVLSDAPVPVTREIPEDGVAFHEVWNTEGAPARITGVEPDEPTERPLAVPPPRHGTKIRVNEFAPGFLDEAGLQSPVHRTASIDYGIVLDGEITLILDDSEVTLRAGDIVVQRGTDHAWANRGTVTARVVFVLVDGEFEHDLAASLPGGLEGLMHGGPRD; this comes from the coding sequence ATGAGCAACTACACCGTTCCCCGCCGGGTGGTCACCGGCCACACCGCCGACGGGGTGTCGGTCGTCCTGAGCGACGCCCCGGTGCCGGTCACCCGGGAGATCCCGGAGGACGGCGTCGCCTTCCACGAGGTCTGGAACACCGAGGGCGCGCCCGCGAGGATCACCGGGGTCGAGCCGGACGAGCCGACCGAGCGCCCCCTGGCGGTACCTCCCCCGCGGCACGGCACCAAGATCCGCGTCAACGAGTTCGCGCCGGGCTTTCTCGACGAGGCGGGACTCCAGTCGCCCGTGCACCGTACGGCCTCGATCGACTACGGGATCGTCCTCGACGGCGAGATCACGCTCATCCTCGACGACTCCGAGGTGACACTGCGCGCCGGTGACATCGTGGTGCAGCGGGGCACCGACCACGCCTGGGCCAACCGCGGGACGGTGACGGCGCGCGTCGTCTTCGTCCTCGTGGACGGCGAGTTCGAGCACGATCTCGCGGCCTCGCTGCCGGGCGGTCTCGAAGGACTCATGCACGGTGGACCGCGCGACTGA
- a CDS encoding LysR family transcriptional regulator, whose protein sequence is MREVDANLLPALHALLEERNLTRAGERMTMSQPAMSGALNRLRRHFGDDLLIRDGRGFQLTPLAARLQPVVAEALEGAEALLGNERAFDAARSRKRFSVTMSEYAMTVLAEPLTRLLARHAPGCTIALDPLDVRRDQVEAQLMRRDLVIAPLGYEFPGRVQPVFTDELVCLVSRGHPRLRDGALTAEDLLEMPHAVAEFAAAGEHLRPLEIELGKLGLADRTVLVRVTSLLPLPFAVAGTDMCAFVPSRLARRCLDVLDLVVARTPVETVHITEAAHWHPRRESDPGVVWLRKLLYDVAVEVEDAVA, encoded by the coding sequence TTGCGGGAAGTCGACGCGAACCTTCTCCCGGCCCTGCACGCCCTGCTCGAGGAACGCAATCTCACGCGTGCCGGCGAGCGCATGACCATGAGCCAACCCGCCATGAGCGGCGCGCTCAACCGGCTGCGCAGACATTTCGGGGACGACCTCCTGATCCGCGACGGCCGGGGATTCCAGTTGACCCCGCTCGCCGCCCGGCTCCAGCCGGTGGTGGCCGAGGCACTCGAAGGCGCCGAGGCACTGCTGGGCAACGAGCGCGCGTTCGATGCCGCCAGGAGCAGGAAGCGGTTCAGTGTGACGATGTCGGAATACGCCATGACCGTTCTCGCCGAGCCGCTGACCCGGCTGCTCGCGCGGCACGCGCCGGGCTGCACGATCGCTCTGGACCCGCTCGATGTCCGCCGCGACCAGGTCGAGGCCCAGCTCATGCGCCGGGACCTCGTCATAGCACCGCTGGGCTACGAGTTTCCCGGACGCGTCCAGCCCGTCTTCACCGACGAGCTGGTCTGCCTGGTCTCGCGAGGCCACCCCCGGCTGCGTGACGGGGCACTGACCGCTGAGGACCTGCTGGAGATGCCGCACGCCGTCGCCGAGTTCGCCGCGGCCGGAGAGCACCTGCGCCCGCTGGAGATCGAACTCGGGAAGCTGGGCCTCGCGGACCGCACCGTGCTGGTGCGCGTGACCAGCCTGCTGCCCCTGCCTTTCGCGGTCGCCGGGACGGACATGTGCGCCTTCGTGCCGTCCCGGCTCGCGCGGCGCTGCCTCGACGTGCTCGACCTGGTGGTGGCGAGGACGCCGGTGGAGACGGTCCACATCACCGAGGCCGCCCACTGGCACCCGCGCCGGGAGAGCGACCCGGGCGTGGTCTGGCTGCGCAAGCTCCTGTACGACGTCGCGGTGGAGGTCGAGGACGCCGTCGCGTAG
- a CDS encoding LysR family transcriptional regulator, which yields MALGSTDLNLLLPLKVLLEEGSVTRAGRRLDVGQPAMSAALARLRRRFDDELLVRNGREYELTPLAKDLLPEVQRAVRLISCALDLEDEFDPARSRRTFRLTMSDYAIAVVHEPLVRLVEAEAPGVRLDISHLEAHAAFSDRILVDNDVLIVPTGHGFPGMSRPVWTDRLVVIADRGNPRLSDGCLSLDDLAALPHAISSYGPGAVTADERIFGELRIERRVALQVHGYLPLPFVIEGTEMVAVVPERLACMLIRPSSRLVTVEPPFGQVLLTENYWFAEDRLADPAHRWLFGRLDAVRDELAATGTVRDDLAQARGAA from the coding sequence ATGGCGCTCGGCAGTACCGACCTCAACCTGCTGCTCCCATTGAAGGTGTTGCTGGAGGAAGGGAGCGTCACGCGGGCCGGCCGTCGGCTGGATGTCGGGCAGCCCGCGATGAGCGCGGCGCTGGCCCGCCTGCGCCGGCGCTTCGACGACGAACTCCTGGTCCGCAACGGCCGCGAGTACGAGCTCACGCCCCTCGCCAAGGACCTGCTGCCCGAGGTACAGCGGGCCGTGCGGCTCATCAGTTGCGCGCTGGACCTTGAGGACGAGTTCGACCCGGCCAGGAGCCGGCGCACGTTCCGTCTGACGATGAGCGACTACGCGATCGCCGTGGTGCACGAGCCGCTGGTGCGTCTGGTCGAGGCGGAGGCGCCCGGCGTGCGTCTCGACATCAGCCACCTCGAGGCCCACGCCGCCTTCTCCGACCGGATCCTGGTCGACAACGACGTGCTGATCGTGCCGACGGGCCACGGCTTTCCGGGCATGTCGCGCCCGGTGTGGACGGACCGTCTGGTCGTCATCGCCGACCGTGGCAACCCCCGGCTGAGCGACGGCTGCCTGTCCCTGGACGATCTCGCCGCACTGCCGCACGCGATCTCGTCCTACGGGCCGGGTGCCGTCACGGCGGACGAGCGGATCTTCGGCGAGCTGCGCATCGAGCGCCGGGTGGCGTTGCAGGTCCACGGCTATCTTCCGCTGCCGTTCGTGATCGAGGGGACCGAGATGGTGGCGGTCGTGCCGGAGAGGCTCGCGTGCATGCTGATACGCCCGTCCAGCCGGCTGGTCACGGTGGAGCCTCCGTTCGGGCAGGTGCTCCTGACCGAGAACTACTGGTTCGCCGAGGACCGGCTGGCCGACCCGGCGCACCGCTGGCTGTTCGGCCGCCTCGACGCCGTGCGCGACGAGCTCGCGGCCACCGGAACCGTGCGGGACGACCTCGCACAGGCCCGCGGCGCCGCCTGA
- a CDS encoding FAD-binding oxidoreductase: protein MSAPTPHFDGELLLRGDAGFDEAAVDRIFNRRLPERVPAAVLRVAGERDIVNGVQLARERGWQVAVRSGGHSWAQWSLREDALVLDLGGFKEMSYDPGTQVVRATPAVRGGLELAPYLAEYGRIFPGGHCPSVGLGGFLLQGGQGWNARGWGWAAEYVTAVDVVTADGELVRADAEHHSDLYWAARGAGPGFPGIVTRFHLRTLPEPRHLAHTVQGFGLSDFDEVMTWLHTLHGTVADTVEIVALTKTDPHLGDEPVLLVTAVAMVDDADEADRALAPFRTNPALARALFVVDNEPTTFEREREHQLAANPEGHRWAVDNAWISGSPADVVGAARRVYTTLPTAKSFTIWFSMAPLRELPDMAFSLQSEIYLASYVLWEDEEEDARNQAWLAAAMAELQPVTVGQYLGDSDLARRQLRFVSDASWERLRKIIAVRDPDGLFVGYLAGPDGAANANHWQA from the coding sequence GTGAGCGCGCCCACGCCGCACTTCGACGGCGAACTCCTGCTGCGCGGCGACGCCGGCTTCGACGAGGCGGCCGTCGACCGGATCTTCAACCGGCGGCTGCCGGAACGCGTCCCGGCAGCCGTCCTGCGGGTCGCCGGCGAACGCGACATCGTCAACGGCGTCCAGCTGGCCCGCGAGCGCGGCTGGCAGGTGGCCGTCCGCTCCGGCGGCCACAGCTGGGCGCAGTGGTCGCTGCGCGAGGACGCCCTGGTGCTCGACCTCGGCGGCTTCAAGGAGATGTCGTACGACCCCGGGACCCAGGTCGTGCGGGCGACCCCGGCCGTGCGGGGCGGCCTGGAACTGGCGCCCTACCTCGCGGAGTACGGCCGCATCTTCCCGGGCGGCCACTGCCCGAGCGTGGGCCTCGGCGGCTTCCTGCTCCAGGGCGGCCAGGGCTGGAACGCCCGCGGCTGGGGCTGGGCCGCGGAGTACGTCACGGCCGTCGACGTCGTCACGGCCGACGGCGAGCTGGTCCGTGCCGACGCCGAGCACCACAGTGACCTGTACTGGGCCGCCCGCGGCGCGGGACCCGGCTTCCCCGGCATCGTCACCCGCTTCCACCTGCGGACCCTGCCCGAGCCGCGCCACCTCGCCCACACGGTGCAGGGCTTCGGACTGAGCGACTTCGACGAGGTCATGACGTGGCTGCACACCCTCCACGGCACCGTCGCCGACACGGTCGAGATCGTCGCCCTGACCAAGACCGACCCCCACCTCGGCGACGAGCCCGTGCTCCTGGTGACCGCCGTGGCGATGGTCGACGACGCCGACGAGGCCGACCGGGCGCTCGCCCCGTTCCGCACGAACCCGGCCCTGGCGCGGGCCCTGTTCGTCGTCGACAACGAACCGACCACGTTCGAGCGCGAGCGGGAGCACCAGCTCGCCGCGAACCCGGAGGGCCACCGCTGGGCGGTCGACAACGCCTGGATCTCCGGATCACCCGCGGACGTCGTCGGGGCCGCGCGCCGCGTCTACACCACCCTGCCCACCGCGAAGTCGTTCACGATCTGGTTCAGCATGGCGCCGCTGCGTGAACTGCCCGACATGGCGTTCTCGCTGCAGAGCGAGATCTACCTCGCCAGCTACGTGCTGTGGGAGGACGAGGAGGAGGACGCGCGGAACCAGGCGTGGCTCGCGGCCGCGATGGCCGAACTCCAGCCGGTCACCGTCGGCCAGTACCTCGGCGACTCCGACCTCGCCCGCCGCCAGCTGCGCTTCGTCTCCGACGCGTCGTGGGAACGCCTGCGGAAGATCATCGCCGTACGCGACCCGGACGGCCTGTTCGTCGGGTACCTCGCCGGCCCGGACGGCGCGGCCAACGCCAACCACTGGCAGGCGTAG
- a CDS encoding FAD-dependent monooxygenase, producing MPHSQTRRVLIVGGGITGGVLALALRKRGVEVVLVDLRTDLGGVGHGITLQGNALKAFRSVGIYDRLAAHAYAFDKVRLRHADGTLLTEIDTPAMGGAELPPTMGALRGDLAAIIAADLPAAGVDVRLGTTVEDFEDTGDGVTVELSDGTRERVDLLVGADGIRSKVRGMIGITDLPTPVGMGIWRTVARRPEAMDCSELYYGGPKFKAGYTPISDELCYAFLIEGNLDRSFVGEGPKGAVLKERGQGYGGTWGQVRDGIADDAIVNYQWIEAMRVESPWYRGRTIIIGDAAHACPPLIAQGAAMCAEDAVVLAEMLAGGDKTDDVLPAFMARRFPRVRMVLDNSLRLAEWEIHPDTPGADPGGVMGETLHAVMEEA from the coding sequence ATGCCCCATTCGCAGACTCGCCGCGTCCTGATCGTCGGTGGCGGCATCACGGGCGGAGTGCTCGCCCTCGCCCTGAGGAAGCGGGGCGTCGAGGTCGTACTGGTCGACCTGCGCACCGACCTCGGCGGCGTCGGCCACGGCATCACCTTGCAGGGCAACGCCCTCAAGGCCTTCAGGTCGGTGGGCATCTACGACCGGCTCGCCGCGCACGCCTACGCCTTCGACAAGGTACGCCTGCGCCACGCCGACGGCACCCTCCTGACGGAGATCGACACCCCGGCGATGGGCGGCGCCGAACTACCTCCCACCATGGGCGCGTTGCGTGGCGACCTCGCGGCCATCATCGCGGCCGACCTGCCGGCGGCAGGTGTCGACGTGCGGCTGGGCACCACCGTCGAGGACTTCGAGGACACCGGCGACGGCGTCACGGTCGAGCTGTCCGACGGCACCCGGGAGAGAGTCGACCTGCTGGTGGGCGCCGACGGCATCCGCTCCAAGGTCCGCGGGATGATCGGCATCACCGACCTCCCGACCCCGGTCGGGATGGGCATCTGGCGCACCGTGGCCCGCCGCCCGGAGGCCATGGACTGCTCCGAGCTGTACTACGGCGGTCCCAAGTTCAAGGCCGGCTACACCCCGATCTCCGACGAGCTCTGCTACGCCTTCCTCATCGAGGGCAACCTCGACCGCTCGTTCGTCGGGGAGGGCCCGAAGGGCGCCGTCCTCAAGGAGCGGGGCCAGGGCTACGGCGGCACCTGGGGCCAGGTGCGCGACGGCATCGCGGACGACGCGATAGTGAACTACCAGTGGATCGAGGCGATGCGGGTCGAGTCCCCGTGGTACCGCGGCCGTACGATCATCATCGGTGACGCGGCCCACGCGTGTCCACCGCTGATCGCGCAAGGGGCGGCGATGTGCGCCGAGGACGCCGTCGTGCTGGCGGAGATGCTCGCCGGCGGCGACAAGACCGACGACGTGCTGCCCGCGTTCATGGCCCGCCGCTTCCCCCGGGTGCGGATGGTCCTCGACAACAGCCTCCGGCTCGCCGAGTGGGAGATCCACCCCGACACCCCGGGCGCCGACCCTGGCGGGGTCATGGGCGAGACCCTGCACGCCGTGATGGAGGAGGCGTGA
- a CDS encoding putative quinol monooxygenase, producing the protein MAYVVTAIWTAQPGQEDVVRDAIEKLTPPSRQEPGNRFYQAYESPEEPGVFRLFEIYDDEAAYQAHGASEHFAEYGHGQAIPVLAKRERAFYETIG; encoded by the coding sequence ATGGCCTACGTCGTGACGGCGATCTGGACCGCGCAGCCGGGACAGGAGGATGTCGTCCGGGATGCCATCGAGAAACTCACGCCGCCCTCGCGCCAGGAGCCGGGCAACCGCTTCTACCAGGCGTACGAGAGCCCCGAAGAGCCGGGCGTCTTCCGCCTGTTCGAGATCTACGACGACGAGGCGGCGTACCAGGCGCACGGCGCGTCGGAGCACTTCGCCGAGTACGGGCACGGCCAGGCGATCCCCGTGCTGGCGAAGCGTGAGCGGGCGTTCTACGAGACGATCGGCTGA